One segment of Pseudobythopirellula maris DNA contains the following:
- the icd gene encoding NADP-dependent isocitrate dehydrogenase — MATAATGQPITMQDGQLQVPSTPVIPFIEGDGTGPDIWRASQATLDAAVEKAYGGEKQIAWMEVLAGEKAFNETGEWLPDATLDAFRQYLVGIKGPLTTPVGGGIRSLNVALRQILDLYTCLRPVQYFSGVPSPVKQPELTDMVIFRENSEDIYAGIEFEHGSDDCEKFKKLFEENFAERFKKVRFPGTTGFGIKPVSQEGTARLVKASIQYAIDNDKPSVTLVHKGNIMKFTEGAFRDWGYECAKNDFGATELDGGPWCTLKNPKTGNEIVIKDVIADAMLQQILTRPAEYSVLATLNLNGDYISDALAACVGGIGIAPGGNINYDTGHAIFEATHGTAPKYAGKDQVNPGSVILSGEMMLRHLGWTEAADLIIKGLNGAIGAKTVTYDFERQMEGATLVKCSEFGQAIVKHM, encoded by the coding sequence ATGGCAACCGCCGCCACCGGCCAACCGATCACCATGCAGGACGGCCAACTGCAAGTTCCCTCCACGCCCGTCATCCCGTTCATCGAAGGCGACGGCACCGGCCCCGACATCTGGCGCGCCAGCCAGGCGACGCTCGACGCCGCGGTGGAGAAGGCTTACGGCGGCGAGAAGCAGATCGCCTGGATGGAGGTCCTCGCCGGCGAGAAGGCGTTCAACGAAACCGGCGAGTGGCTCCCCGACGCCACGCTCGACGCCTTCCGCCAGTACCTGGTCGGCATCAAGGGCCCGCTCACCACGCCCGTAGGCGGCGGCATCCGCTCGCTCAACGTCGCGCTGCGGCAAATCCTTGACCTATACACCTGCCTCCGCCCGGTGCAGTACTTCAGCGGCGTCCCCTCGCCCGTCAAGCAGCCGGAACTGACCGACATGGTCATCTTCCGTGAGAACAGCGAAGACATCTACGCCGGCATCGAGTTCGAGCACGGCTCGGACGACTGCGAGAAGTTCAAGAAGCTCTTCGAGGAGAACTTCGCCGAGCGGTTCAAGAAGGTCCGCTTCCCTGGCACGACCGGCTTTGGCATCAAGCCCGTCAGCCAAGAGGGGACCGCCCGGCTCGTGAAGGCGTCCATCCAGTACGCGATCGACAACGACAAGCCGTCGGTCACGCTGGTCCACAAGGGGAACATCATGAAGTTCACCGAGGGCGCCTTCCGCGACTGGGGCTACGAGTGCGCGAAGAACGACTTCGGCGCCACCGAGCTCGACGGCGGCCCCTGGTGCACGCTCAAGAACCCCAAGACCGGCAATGAGATCGTCATCAAGGACGTGATCGCCGACGCGATGCTCCAGCAGATCCTCACCCGCCCCGCCGAGTACAGCGTGCTCGCCACGCTGAACCTCAACGGCGACTACATCTCCGACGCCCTGGCCGCCTGCGTCGGCGGCATCGGAATCGCCCCGGGCGGCAACATCAACTACGACACCGGCCACGCCATCTTCGAGGCCACGCACGGCACCGCGCCCAAGTACGCCGGCAAGGACCAGGTGAACCCCGGCTCCGTGATCCTGTCGGGCGAGATGATGCTCCGCCACCTCGGCTGGACCGAGGCGGCCGACCTGATCATCAAAGGCCTGAACGGCGCCATCGGCGCGAAAACCGTCACGTACGACTTCGAGCGTCAGATGGAGGGCGCCACGCTGGTCAAATGCAGCGAGTTCGGCCAGGCGATTGTGAAGCACATGTGA
- the hemP gene encoding hemin uptake protein HemP, protein MSASTPNKATPEPPAEPRQIDSTEILRGERAVVIAHSGEQYRLSVTRNGKLILQK, encoded by the coding sequence ATGAGTGCGAGCACACCCAACAAGGCAACGCCGGAGCCCCCCGCCGAGCCGCGCCAGATCGACTCGACCGAAATCTTGCGAGGCGAAAGAGCGGTGGTGATTGCGCACTCGGGCGAGCAATACCGGCTGTCGGTCACACGCAACGGCAAGCTGATTCTGCAAAAGTAG
- a CDS encoding DUF3826 domain-containing protein, with product MASAVVALAASPALADTAAMVAARSQAAIDGDQPPSWWDASLPDEVQRDVDRKGKQLAERLGLDDPSKTDAVAKLVSDHYGKVWAWHQGIDPELDAAWDAWDAARDNTGGKEKDELKALTVMTEQIDPIYAEFAPQIDNLIDGLNELVGEEKTIDLLDRVTRSPGAPRTYNAYVEMVPQMTDEEKAIIWDRMAQARRDSMAAWSDKRVVKIFKKYKVRNEFSLDYFGYGYQKHYRAWINRNK from the coding sequence ATGGCGTCGGCCGTCGTCGCGCTCGCCGCTAGCCCCGCCCTCGCCGACACGGCCGCCATGGTCGCCGCCCGCTCGCAGGCCGCCATCGACGGCGATCAGCCCCCCAGCTGGTGGGACGCCTCGCTGCCCGACGAGGTTCAACGCGATGTCGACCGCAAGGGAAAGCAACTGGCCGAGCGGCTGGGTCTCGACGACCCGTCGAAGACCGACGCGGTCGCCAAACTGGTGAGCGACCACTACGGCAAGGTCTGGGCGTGGCACCAAGGGATCGACCCCGAACTCGACGCCGCCTGGGACGCCTGGGACGCCGCCCGCGACAACACGGGCGGCAAGGAGAAGGACGAACTCAAAGCGCTCACCGTGATGACCGAGCAGATCGACCCGATCTACGCCGAGTTCGCCCCGCAGATCGACAACCTCATCGACGGCCTCAACGAGCTGGTCGGCGAGGAGAAGACCATCGACCTGCTCGACCGCGTCACCCGTTCGCCCGGCGCCCCACGCACCTACAACGCCTACGTCGAGATGGTCCCGCAGATGACCGACGAGGAGAAGGCGATCATCTGGGACCGCATGGCCCAGGCGCGGCGCGACTCGATGGCGGCTTGGAGCGACAAGCGAGTGGTGAAGATCTTCAAGAAGTACAAGGTCCGCAACGAGTTCTCGCTCGACTACTTCGGCTACGGCTACCAGAAGCATTACCGCGCGTGGATCAACAGGAACAAGTGA
- a CDS encoding tetratricopeptide repeat protein, which translates to MNPTTQDVETRAQSLLKRGYYSQARELLRTPLRLEPNRGSLRLLRAMSHHAEGNWREALEDAETAMLLMPLPAAGTLVLGDAYAHSGRTELAMVAYEHLLAGGPHPADFYAGLYAGFRQCGRVDRAMETCRVACEADPDNHEARYGMAHCMSELGYAASFIAGVLKTVVEAAPDREIYRLSLALQLVRAASPSEAYEQLQQLPAESLGQIGCRCSARTLLELCAWAHDTQRTRILGDVLRCLPTANRLSNDKNEGENP; encoded by the coding sequence ATGAATCCCACGACACAGGACGTCGAAACACGGGCACAGAGCCTGCTGAAACGAGGCTATTACAGCCAAGCGCGTGAGCTGCTCCGCACGCCGCTTCGGCTCGAACCGAACCGCGGCTCGCTCCGGCTGCTGCGGGCGATGTCGCACCACGCCGAGGGCAACTGGCGGGAAGCGCTTGAAGACGCCGAGACGGCGATGCTGCTCATGCCGCTGCCCGCCGCCGGCACGCTGGTTTTGGGAGACGCCTATGCCCACAGCGGCCGGACGGAGCTGGCGATGGTGGCCTACGAGCACCTGTTAGCCGGTGGGCCCCACCCGGCCGACTTCTATGCCGGCCTTTACGCGGGCTTCCGGCAGTGCGGGCGAGTGGACCGGGCGATGGAAACGTGCCGCGTTGCCTGCGAGGCGGACCCCGACAACCACGAGGCTCGCTACGGCATGGCCCATTGCATGTCGGAGCTCGGCTACGCGGCGTCGTTCATCGCCGGGGTGCTGAAAACGGTGGTCGAGGCGGCGCCAGATCGCGAGATTTACCGCCTGTCGCTCGCCTTGCAACTGGTGCGAGCGGCATCGCCCAGCGAGGCGTACGAGCAACTTCAACAGCTGCCCGCCGAGTCGCTCGGGCAGATCGGCTGCCGCTGCTCGGCCCGCACGCTGCTCGAGCTGTGCGCCTGGGCCCACGACACGCAGCGGACGAGGATTCTTGGCGATGTGCTCCGCTGCCTGCCCACGGCTAACAGGCTTTCAAACGACAAGAATGAGGGGGAAAACCCATGA
- a CDS encoding PEP-CTERM sorting domain-containing protein has protein sequence MKTQQLFPIALFSALSLVALSAHAGLETSPYLMSEEPTASTGHFEWDEFGGSVFAPFAPDAASTGAGSAALSAADFTAQPMDGPGFALVTSTDNVYAGGTLIDWDLNLSGLDTTEADTTVVLQVAATHGSGGQGGIDPASVLLDGAAPTTFIDRGLAPGVLSNIDEGPGSPNDTFFYWAEWRVAADADYLVEFSHLGTHTSFTQVRVDYFNTDGAYVAATPSQVPEPTALAMIGLGCCGCLAANRSRRQEALRS, from the coding sequence ATGAAGACCCAACAACTGTTTCCGATCGCGTTGTTCTCGGCCCTGAGTCTCGTGGCCCTGTCGGCCCACGCCGGTCTCGAGACGAGCCCTTATCTGATGAGCGAAGAGCCCACGGCGAGCACGGGCCACTTCGAGTGGGACGAGTTCGGCGGCTCGGTGTTCGCACCGTTCGCTCCCGACGCGGCGAGCACGGGCGCCGGTTCCGCCGCGCTGTCGGCGGCCGACTTCACGGCGCAGCCGATGGACGGCCCCGGCTTCGCCCTCGTCACGTCGACCGACAACGTCTACGCCGGCGGCACACTGATCGACTGGGACCTGAACCTCTCGGGACTCGACACAACCGAGGCCGACACGACCGTCGTGCTGCAGGTCGCCGCCACGCACGGCAGCGGCGGGCAGGGCGGGATCGACCCGGCTTCGGTGCTGCTCGACGGCGCGGCGCCAACCACTTTCATCGACCGCGGCCTGGCGCCGGGCGTGTTGTCCAACATCGACGAGGGACCGGGCTCGCCGAACGACACGTTCTTCTACTGGGCCGAGTGGCGCGTGGCGGCCGACGCCGACTACCTGGTCGAGTTCAGCCACCTCGGCACGCACACCAGCTTCACGCAGGTGCGGGTCGATTACTTCAACACGGACGGCGCCTACGTCGCCGCCACGCCGAGCCAGGTGCCCGAGCCGACCGCGCTCGCGATGATCGGCTTGGGGTGCTGCGGTTGCCTGGCCGCGAACCGCTCGCGTCGCCAGGAGGCCCTGCGGTCGTAG
- a CDS encoding FHA domain-containing protein, which yields MYGELIPLGGGDPIPLLKKRLLIGRRESCDIVLRFANVSAHHCQLSIDGGYLYARDLQSRNGIKINDVRTTDGRLDPGDVLCVSKHKYKVYYSPAELGAVGPPPTENRAKEIMSESLLARAGLQSATPKDKASAKAAAGRYDPANMEAGQVKLPDEAL from the coding sequence ATGTACGGAGAACTCATCCCGCTCGGAGGCGGCGACCCCATCCCCCTGCTCAAGAAGCGCTTGCTGATCGGCCGCCGCGAGAGCTGCGACATCGTGCTCCGCTTCGCCAATGTCTCGGCGCACCACTGCCAGCTGTCGATCGACGGCGGCTACCTCTACGCCCGCGACTTGCAGAGCCGCAACGGCATCAAGATCAACGACGTGCGGACAACCGACGGCCGGCTCGACCCGGGCGACGTGCTCTGCGTGTCCAAGCACAAGTACAAGGTTTACTACTCGCCGGCCGAGCTGGGCGCCGTTGGCCCGCCGCCGACCGAGAACCGCGCGAAGGAGATCATGAGCGAATCGCTCCTCGCCCGCGCCGGCCTGCAATCGGCCACGCCCAAAGACAAAGCCTCGGCCAAGGCCGCCGCGGGCCGCTACGACCCGGCGAACATGGAAGCCGGCCAAGTCAAGCTGCCCGACGAGGCCCTCTGA
- the rsgA gene encoding ribosome small subunit-dependent GTPase A: protein MAKKKHKPRATFRKNSQTSARENDLTRGYHGDGESDAAAEDAPSHERVSGKGRFTRKRTISGAELVEGESGPQLLPDFDRELCVAGRVLRVQGLVSTVRGDDGRSYACATRQLLKQIAIDARHAVAAGDRVWLRPERSSGIRQESEWHEGIIERVEPRHGALSRTSRNRRHLIAVNLDQLVIVTSAAEPRLKPHLVDRFLITAEKTGLKPLVVINKVDLIDPADLMPLVGVYAQLGYRALLVSAQTGLGVDRLRERLAGRVSALSGQSGVGKSSLLNAVEPGLGLRVGAVSNETQKGKHTTTTAELLPLESDWADGGAVIDTPGIRQFALWDVEPEEVAGFFRDLRPYVSRCRFPDCTHTHEDFCAVKDAVADGWIDSRRYESYVQTHAGDEA, encoded by the coding sequence GTGGCGAAGAAGAAGCACAAACCTCGCGCCACCTTCCGCAAGAACAGCCAGACCTCGGCGCGTGAGAACGATCTGACGCGCGGCTACCACGGCGACGGCGAGTCGGACGCCGCCGCCGAAGACGCCCCCTCCCACGAGCGCGTGTCGGGCAAGGGACGCTTCACCCGCAAGCGGACCATCTCCGGCGCCGAGCTGGTCGAGGGCGAGTCGGGCCCGCAGCTGCTGCCCGACTTCGACCGCGAGCTCTGTGTCGCCGGTCGCGTGCTCCGCGTGCAAGGCTTGGTGAGCACCGTGCGTGGCGACGACGGCCGGTCGTACGCCTGCGCCACGCGTCAGCTGCTCAAGCAGATAGCGATCGACGCCCGCCACGCGGTCGCCGCCGGCGACCGCGTGTGGCTACGCCCCGAACGCTCCTCCGGCATCCGCCAAGAGTCCGAGTGGCACGAGGGGATCATCGAACGCGTCGAGCCGCGCCACGGCGCGCTGAGCCGCACGAGCCGCAACCGGCGCCACTTGATCGCCGTGAACCTCGACCAGCTGGTGATCGTCACCAGCGCCGCCGAGCCGCGCCTCAAGCCGCACCTGGTCGACCGCTTCCTGATCACGGCCGAGAAGACCGGCCTGAAGCCATTGGTGGTGATCAACAAGGTCGACCTCATCGACCCGGCCGACCTGATGCCGCTCGTGGGAGTCTACGCGCAGCTCGGCTACCGGGCGCTGCTGGTCTCGGCCCAAACGGGGTTGGGTGTCGACCGGCTGCGCGAGCGCCTCGCCGGCCGGGTGAGCGCCTTGAGCGGCCAGAGCGGCGTCGGCAAGTCGTCGCTGCTGAACGCCGTGGAGCCGGGCCTCGGCCTGCGCGTGGGCGCCGTCAGCAACGAGACCCAAAAGGGCAAGCACACGACCACCACCGCCGAGCTGCTGCCGCTCGAGAGCGACTGGGCCGACGGCGGCGCGGTAATCGACACGCCCGGCATCCGGCAGTTCGCCCTGTGGGACGTGGAGCCCGAGGAGGTGGCCGGCTTCTTCCGCGACCTGCGTCCCTACGTCAGCCGCTGCCGTTTCCCCGACTGCACCCACACGCACGAAGACTTCTGCGCGGTCAAGGACGCCGTGGCCGACGGCTGGATCGACAGCCGCCGCTACGAGAGCTATGTGCAGACGCACGCGGGGGACGAGGCGTGA
- a CDS encoding nucleotidyl transferase AbiEii/AbiGii toxin family protein, producing MEQLQFFNDVKRKVIVAILGDDDLADQLVLKGGNLLQFAYEISYRASKDVDISVDGDFTDTESIGKKINQCLSKAFKADGYVLLDFRFSKKPSRISADLEDFWGGYACEFKLVEEEKYAKSADSPELLRRSATPVNYNGSPVFKVDFSRHEFCEDKEEFVIDGYTVNGYSPRMFVAEKIRAICQQMPEYAPVVHRTRDPASRARDFVDIHVIVSHYGVDFSSSGFHDIIRRTFEQKKVPLSLIGRIGEHREAHETSFASVKDTVSPTYDLQDFDFYFDWLCNECEVLEPLWDE from the coding sequence ATGGAGCAGTTGCAGTTTTTCAATGACGTAAAACGCAAGGTGATCGTCGCCATTCTGGGAGACGACGATTTGGCTGACCAGCTTGTGCTAAAAGGTGGCAATCTGCTGCAATTCGCCTACGAGATTTCCTATCGAGCGTCTAAGGATGTGGATATCTCAGTCGATGGCGACTTTACAGATACTGAATCGATCGGAAAGAAGATCAATCAGTGCCTGTCAAAGGCATTTAAGGCAGATGGGTACGTGCTCCTCGATTTCAGGTTCTCCAAGAAGCCCTCAAGGATTTCGGCAGACCTAGAGGATTTCTGGGGCGGCTACGCCTGTGAGTTCAAGCTGGTAGAAGAAGAGAAGTATGCCAAATCCGCCGATTCGCCGGAGCTGCTTCGCCGCTCTGCAACTCCGGTAAATTACAACGGCTCACCGGTCTTCAAGGTTGATTTTAGCCGGCACGAGTTCTGCGAAGACAAGGAAGAATTTGTTATAGATGGATACACGGTGAACGGTTACTCACCTCGAATGTTCGTAGCAGAGAAGATCCGGGCCATCTGCCAGCAAATGCCAGAATACGCCCCAGTGGTTCATAGGACGAGAGATCCTGCGTCACGTGCTCGTGATTTTGTCGACATTCACGTGATTGTGAGTCACTACGGAGTCGACTTTTCCTCAAGTGGGTTCCACGACATCATTCGTAGAACCTTTGAGCAGAAGAAGGTGCCTCTTTCCCTAATTGGAAGAATTGGCGAGCACCGGGAGGCACATGAAACGTCGTTCGCCTCGGTAAAAGATACGGTCAGCCCGACCTACGATTTGCAGGATTTTGATTTCTACTTCGATTGGCTGTGTAATGAGTGTGAGGTTCTAGAACCCCTTTGGGATGAATAG
- a CDS encoding ATP-dependent Clp protease adaptor ClpS has translation MPGTKEAEAPVAPPDDPMAPPDGWDAPALDESASDSTPAAATVVRPKQKKKTKKQPPYAVVLHNDSLNSMPFVVGALRKVFGYTAQRATWLMMRVHFGGKARVWTGTRELAELKAEQLEACGADPLTASRGAQPLSVSVEPTTPT, from the coding sequence ATGCCCGGAACCAAAGAAGCCGAAGCCCCCGTGGCCCCGCCCGACGACCCCATGGCCCCGCCCGACGGGTGGGACGCCCCCGCGCTGGACGAGTCGGCGTCTGACTCCACGCCGGCCGCCGCTACGGTGGTGCGGCCCAAGCAAAAGAAGAAGACCAAGAAGCAGCCCCCCTACGCCGTTGTGCTGCACAACGACAGCCTCAACTCGATGCCGTTCGTCGTCGGCGCCCTTCGCAAGGTGTTCGGCTACACCGCGCAGCGGGCGACCTGGCTGATGATGCGGGTCCACTTCGGCGGCAAAGCCCGCGTTTGGACCGGCACACGCGAGCTGGCCGAGCTCAAGGCCGAGCAACTCGAGGCGTGCGGCGCCGACCCGCTCACCGCCAGCCGCGGGGCGCAGCCGCTCAGCGTGAGCGTCGAGCCAACCACCCCGACCTGA
- a CDS encoding DUF1559 domain-containing protein, with product MRTKNPPKAFTLVELLVVIAIIGILVALLLPAVQSAREAARRCTCRNKLKQIGLATHLFESTRKTLPPPHVLSKGGGLVAAENNEFYGHLGGALVLLLPYLEQGARFDTYDLTEPPEHSGPGADNLSVTQTALPDYQCPSMHMPRTAPDPCGESLGPGSYLISTRTHYQPQFALNGAFAAPPGAGKRYDLGLEKITDGVSHTLLIGETSYGLANYTWDEHPSSGCNDKSGPCWGDFKWAAGYWINAFGHTGWTKGQDSKYHFNETDAPYDIRQRTTFRSDHPGGVQFVLLDGSVRFIPESIEREALFALITRAEQDLVPTHGE from the coding sequence ATGAGAACCAAGAATCCGCCCAAGGCGTTCACACTCGTCGAGCTGCTGGTCGTGATCGCGATCATCGGCATCTTGGTCGCCCTGCTGCTGCCGGCGGTGCAGTCGGCCCGCGAGGCGGCGCGGCGTTGCACCTGCCGCAACAAGCTCAAGCAGATCGGCCTGGCGACGCATCTGTTCGAGAGCACGCGTAAGACGCTCCCCCCGCCGCACGTGCTGTCCAAGGGGGGCGGCCTAGTCGCCGCCGAGAACAACGAGTTCTACGGCCACCTAGGCGGCGCGTTGGTGCTGCTGCTCCCTTATCTGGAGCAAGGCGCCCGGTTCGACACGTACGACCTGACCGAGCCGCCCGAGCACTCCGGCCCGGGAGCCGACAACCTGAGCGTCACCCAGACGGCGCTGCCCGACTACCAGTGCCCCTCGATGCACATGCCGCGCACCGCGCCCGACCCGTGCGGCGAGAGCCTCGGCCCGGGCAGCTACCTGATCAGTACCCGCACGCACTACCAGCCGCAGTTCGCGTTGAACGGCGCGTTCGCCGCCCCGCCCGGCGCCGGCAAGCGGTACGACCTCGGCCTGGAAAAGATCACCGACGGCGTGTCACACACGCTGCTCATCGGCGAGACCAGTTACGGTCTGGCGAACTACACGTGGGACGAGCACCCCTCGAGCGGCTGTAACGACAAGAGCGGCCCCTGCTGGGGCGACTTCAAGTGGGCGGCCGGCTACTGGATCAACGCCTTCGGCCACACCGGCTGGACCAAAGGCCAAGACTCGAAGTACCACTTCAACGAGACCGACGCGCCGTACGACATCCGCCAGCGGACCACGTTCCGCAGCGACCACCCGGGGGGCGTGCAGTTCGTGCTCTTGGACGGCTCGGTCCGCTTCATCCCGGAGAGCATCGAACGCGAGGCGCTGTTCGCACTGATCACGCGGGCCGAGCAGGACCTGGTGCCGACGCACGGGGAGTGA
- a CDS encoding sugar phosphate isomerase/epimerase family protein, with protein MAESPDRQSSPLDPPMADPQVNKPPQAAAAVGRREFLAASVAGAGMATMGASSPAAAQQPATGSAPTSGGPRAPFKISLAEWSLHRSIRGGEMTNLDFPKVTRQEFGIEGVEYVSQLFKDSTFDQAYLDDLKTRCDDHGVASLLIMIDREGDLGAPDDGARTTAIENHHRWIDAAATLGCHSVRVNAASSGTYDEQLTLAADGLARLGEYAAGRGLNVIVENHGGLSSCGMWLKGVMRRVAMPNVGTLPDFGNFRIGVPGQPEWYDRYRGVEELMPYAKAVSAKAYEFDENGDELRTDFERMMRLVLAAGYHDWVGIEYEGDDPDELAGIRKTQSLLERLQAELA; from the coding sequence ATGGCCGAGAGCCCCGACCGGCAGTCTTCTCCCCTGGACCCGCCGATGGCCGACCCGCAGGTAAATAAGCCCCCGCAAGCCGCCGCGGCGGTGGGACGCCGAGAGTTCCTGGCGGCCTCGGTCGCCGGGGCGGGCATGGCGACGATGGGGGCGTCCAGCCCCGCCGCCGCCCAGCAGCCGGCTACGGGCTCGGCCCCAACGAGCGGCGGCCCGCGGGCGCCGTTCAAGATCTCGCTCGCCGAGTGGTCGCTGCACCGGTCGATCCGGGGCGGAGAGATGACGAACCTCGATTTCCCGAAGGTCACCCGCCAGGAGTTCGGCATCGAAGGCGTGGAGTACGTCAGCCAGCTGTTCAAAGACAGCACGTTCGACCAGGCCTATCTCGATGACCTGAAAACGAGGTGCGACGACCACGGCGTCGCGAGCCTGCTGATCATGATCGACCGCGAGGGCGACCTCGGCGCCCCGGACGACGGGGCCCGGACCACGGCGATCGAGAACCACCACCGCTGGATCGACGCGGCGGCGACGCTCGGCTGCCACTCGGTGCGGGTGAACGCCGCCAGCAGCGGGACGTACGACGAGCAGCTAACACTGGCGGCGGACGGCCTCGCCCGGCTGGGCGAGTACGCCGCCGGGCGGGGGCTCAACGTGATCGTGGAGAACCACGGCGGGCTGAGCTCGTGCGGCATGTGGCTCAAGGGGGTGATGCGGCGGGTGGCGATGCCGAACGTCGGCACGCTGCCCGACTTTGGCAACTTCCGGATCGGCGTGCCGGGTCAGCCGGAGTGGTACGACCGCTACCGCGGGGTCGAGGAGCTGATGCCGTACGCCAAGGCGGTGTCAGCCAAGGCGTACGAGTTCGACGAGAACGGCGACGAGCTGCGGACCGACTTCGAGCGGATGATGCGGCTGGTGCTAGCGGCGGGCTACCACGACTGGGTCGGCATCGAGTACGAGGGCGACGACCCGGACGAGCTGGCGGGGATTCGCAAGACGCAGTCGCTTCTGGAGCGGCTGCAGGCGGAGCTTGCCTAA
- a CDS encoding tyrosine-type recombinase/integrase: MHSLVTHLLADGYDIRTVQELLGHKDVRTTMIYTHALNRGGRGVRSPADGLAPGPVER, from the coding sequence ATGCATTCGCTCGTCACGCACCTGCTGGCCGACGGCTACGACATCCGGACGGTGCAAGAACTGCTGGGCCACAAGGACGTTCGCACGACCATGATCTATACGCATGCCCTCAATCGAGGCGGCCGTGGTGTCCGCAGCCCGGCAGACGGCCTGGCTCCCGGGCCAGTGGAGCGATAG
- a CDS encoding pentapeptide repeat-containing protein, translated as MLDHLPKEVRDRSGKIIFTTDDGFFDDADLRNADLNCANLVGISLMCADLRDADLSGADMYWVSLFEANLERADLRGASLRGGNIIDANFAYTKLQGADFGRDNLNGMTDVTGTDFNCAEYDSSTIFPDGFDPQARGMIRTSGS; from the coding sequence ATGCTTGACCATCTTCCCAAAGAGGTGCGCGACCGTTCCGGCAAGATTATCTTCACCACGGACGACGGTTTCTTCGATGACGCCGACCTACGCAACGCCGACTTGAATTGTGCCAATCTTGTGGGAATCAGCCTGATGTGTGCCGACCTCCGCGATGCAGATTTAAGTGGAGCGGACATGTATTGGGTTTCGCTTTTCGAAGCCAACCTCGAACGGGCTGATTTGCGTGGAGCAAGTCTCCGCGGAGGCAACATCATCGACGCCAATTTTGCATACACTAAGTTGCAGGGAGCGGATTTCGGCCGCGATAACCTCAACGGTATGACTGATGTGACTGGTACAGATTTCAATTGTGCAGAGTATGATTCTTCAACTATTTTTCCGGATGGCTTTGATCCCCAAGCCCGAGGAATGATTCGGACGAGCGGCAGCTAA
- a CDS encoding type IV toxin-antitoxin system AbiEi family antitoxin domain-containing protein — protein sequence MLLSKQKIAESFDGAEATTIWPRQSVLKFIEENRHGWKMEDGAPDCIRIASSASSTQILNAVVRETSLQSVKLAFPYRSVTRFVWGNAPTYSIIQSVDQQGYFSHYTAMQVHNLTDQIPKAAYFNVEQPATGGGGSLSQAGIDRAFKGRCRVTNNVLEFRGMTIHKINGQNTERLGVTQAQMKDGADIFVTDIERTLIDIAVRPIYSGGISEVAGAYREAAERVSGNRLATYLKSLNYTYPYHQAIGYYMEKAGNYTESQMKRIKAIPREFDFYINYQIKNPALNEGWRLFIPKGF from the coding sequence GTGCTGCTCTCCAAACAGAAGATTGCCGAGTCCTTCGACGGTGCCGAGGCCACAACAATCTGGCCACGTCAGTCCGTCCTTAAGTTCATCGAGGAGAACCGGCACGGATGGAAGATGGAAGACGGAGCACCGGACTGCATCCGGATCGCTTCCTCTGCGTCCAGTACTCAAATACTCAATGCGGTAGTGCGAGAAACATCACTCCAGTCCGTCAAACTGGCGTTCCCGTACCGCAGCGTTACACGGTTTGTCTGGGGCAACGCACCAACCTACAGCATCATCCAATCAGTGGACCAGCAAGGCTACTTCAGCCACTACACGGCAATGCAAGTCCACAACCTCACGGACCAAATCCCTAAGGCTGCTTACTTCAATGTCGAACAGCCTGCCACCGGTGGAGGAGGTTCGCTGTCACAAGCTGGGATAGATAGGGCGTTCAAAGGTAGATGTCGAGTCACCAACAACGTCCTTGAGTTCCGTGGCATGACCATCCACAAGATCAATGGCCAGAACACAGAACGACTCGGAGTGACTCAGGCTCAAATGAAGGATGGGGCCGATATCTTCGTTACCGACATTGAGCGAACCTTAATCGACATCGCGGTGAGACCAATCTATTCCGGCGGTATTAGCGAAGTAGCTGGAGCCTATAGAGAGGCAGCAGAGCGAGTGTCTGGCAACCGGTTAGCAACTTATCTGAAATCACTCAACTACACGTATCCATACCACCAGGCCATCGGATACTACATGGAAAAGGCTGGGAACTACACCGAGTCCCAGATGAAACGCATCAAGGCAATTCCCAGAGAGTTTGACTTCTACATCAACTACCAAATCAAGAATCCAGCATTAAACGAGGGGTGGAGGCTATTCATCCCAAAGGGGTTCTAG